From the genome of Candidatus Cloacimonadaceae bacterium, one region includes:
- a CDS encoding site-specific DNA-methyltransferase, with protein sequence MLIINDHWNTGADVCLYNGDCLELLAGIPDNTIRLVMTSPPYNIGKAYEKRQPLKDYILWQEEVIKECWRVLTNDGSICWQVGNFVDNGEIIPLDIVMFPIFEKLGMKLRNRIVWHFGHGLHASKRFSGRYEVILWFTKSDKYVFNLDAVRVPQKYTGKKHFKGAKKGELSCNPLGKNPTDIWDIPNVKSNHVEKTIHPAQFPIELVERMVLALTNDDDWTFDPFSGVGSTQIASIIHQRRSCGAELSNEYYLVALERIALAQAGKLKIRPMNKPVYDPCRPISIPPLRVSTGGIHEKQLEIELENAGYKK encoded by the coding sequence ATGCTGATAATCAACGATCATTGGAATACCGGCGCAGACGTCTGTCTTTACAATGGAGACTGTCTTGAATTGCTCGCCGGCATACCGGATAACACGATACGGCTTGTAATGACATCCCCGCCATATAATATCGGCAAAGCTTATGAGAAACGCCAGCCTCTGAAAGATTATATTCTATGGCAGGAAGAGGTTATAAAGGAGTGTTGGAGAGTATTGACAAACGATGGCAGCATTTGCTGGCAAGTGGGGAATTTCGTCGATAATGGAGAGATAATACCTTTAGATATAGTTATGTTCCCAATTTTTGAAAAACTTGGCATGAAGCTCAGAAACAGAATTGTCTGGCATTTTGGGCATGGATTACACGCGAGCAAACGTTTCTCGGGACGCTATGAAGTAATTTTGTGGTTCACTAAGTCCGATAAATATGTGTTTAACCTGGATGCCGTCAGAGTGCCTCAGAAATATACCGGCAAAAAGCACTTCAAGGGCGCAAAGAAAGGTGAACTCTCATGTAACCCCTTGGGGAAAAACCCAACTGACATTTGGGACATTCCCAATGTGAAATCAAATCATGTCGAAAAAACTATCCACCCAGCCCAGTTTCCCATAGAATTGGTTGAACGGATGGTTTTAGCATTGACCAACGATGATGATTGGACATTTGATCCTTTCTCTGGGGTTGGAAGCACACAGATAGCTTCGATCATTCATCAGCGCAGGTCTTGCGGAGCAGAGTTATCCAATGAGTATTACCTTGTCGCCTTGGAAAGGATTGCCCTTGCACAGGCTGGAAAGCTGAAGATTAGACCGATGAATAAGCCTGTTTATGATCCATGCCGCCCAATATCGATCCCGCCTTTGAGGGTTAGTACCGGGGGAATCCACGAAAAACAACTTGAGATAGAATTAGAGAATGCAGGATATAAAAAATGA
- a CDS encoding BglII/BstYI family type II restriction endonuclease — translation MKIVYEYSHLGGVEIMQVRHPQMWDQVRQVITSVEARRLKISKEKTMLGRALVDPKDMNIQFKTGFETLGFHQLIDKYNIQLEGRKEVIRGCYKQIDFSKDKVLVEVQFGKYAFMFYDMAKFQYFYNENKADVGIEIVPCHSLYKSMSSGVSYGEQLINDIERLKRHFPAVPVAVLLIDENTID, via the coding sequence ATGAAGATTGTTTATGAATACTCCCATCTCGGTGGTGTTGAGATTATGCAAGTTCGGCATCCTCAAATGTGGGATCAAGTTCGACAGGTGATTACAAGCGTAGAAGCTCGCAGACTGAAGATTAGTAAAGAGAAAACCATGTTAGGACGTGCATTGGTCGATCCCAAAGATATGAATATCCAGTTTAAAACAGGATTCGAAACTTTGGGCTTTCACCAATTAATAGATAAGTACAACATCCAGTTGGAAGGGCGGAAAGAAGTAATCCGCGGATGTTATAAACAGATTGATTTCTCCAAGGACAAAGTCCTGGTCGAAGTGCAATTTGGGAAATACGCATTTATGTTCTACGATATGGCAAAATTCCAGTACTTCTACAATGAAAACAAAGCAGACGTAGGAATCGAAATCGTGCCTTGCCATTCGCTTTACAAATCAATGTCCAGCGGTGTCTCTTATGGGGAACAACTAATAAATGATATCGAAAGACTTAAACGACACTTTCCTGCCGTACCTGTGGCAGTTCTTTTAATAGATGAAAACACAATTGATTAA
- the gap gene encoding type I glyceraldehyde-3-phosphate dehydrogenase, with protein sequence MKNVAINGFGRIGRLVFRAILKYHPEVNVVAINDLTDAKTLAYLFKYDSVHRVFDGEVSHSEDSIIVNGKNIRIYSEKDPEALPWKELGVEYVIESTGFFTSKEKASKHLKAGAGKVILTAPAKDEVDATIVMGVNHKSLKATDKIVSNASCTTNCLAPVAKVLHDKYGIARGLMTTIHSYTNDQRILDQPHSDLRRARAAAMSMIPTSTGAAKAIGLVIPELKGKLDGCAIRVPTPDGSLVDLCVTLEKAAGKDEINAAMKEASETYLKGYLMYSDDPLVSIDIVGNPYSSVYDSQFTYVKDNMVKIFSWYDNEWGYSCRVVDLLVYMSKL encoded by the coding sequence ATGAAAAACGTAGCAATCAACGGATTTGGACGCATCGGGCGCCTCGTGTTCCGTGCTATTCTGAAATACCATCCCGAAGTGAACGTGGTCGCCATCAACGACCTCACGGACGCCAAGACCCTGGCATACCTCTTCAAATATGACAGTGTCCACCGGGTGTTTGATGGCGAAGTCAGCCACAGCGAAGATTCGATCATCGTGAACGGCAAAAATATCCGCATCTATTCCGAAAAAGATCCTGAGGCATTGCCGTGGAAGGAACTCGGAGTGGAATACGTGATCGAATCCACCGGCTTTTTCACTTCCAAGGAAAAGGCTTCCAAACATCTCAAAGCAGGTGCCGGGAAAGTGATTCTCACCGCTCCCGCAAAGGATGAAGTGGACGCCACCATCGTGATGGGCGTCAATCACAAAAGCCTGAAAGCGACAGACAAAATTGTCTCAAACGCTTCATGCACAACCAATTGCCTCGCCCCCGTGGCAAAGGTGCTGCATGATAAATATGGCATCGCCCGCGGGCTCATGACCACCATCCATTCTTATACGAACGACCAGCGCATCCTCGATCAACCGCACAGCGATCTGCGCCGTGCCAGAGCTGCCGCCATGAGCATGATTCCCACCAGCACGGGTGCCGCCAAAGCAATCGGATTGGTGATCCCGGAATTGAAAGGCAAGCTCGATGGATGCGCAATCCGAGTTCCAACCCCGGACGGTTCTTTGGTCGATCTGTGCGTCACTTTGGAAAAAGCAGCCGGCAAGGACGAAATCAATGCCGCCATGAAAGAAGCCTCCGAAACATATCTTAAAGGCTATCTGATGTATTCGGACGACCCCCTCGTCTCCATCGATATCGTCGGCAATCCATATTCCTCAGTTTATGATTCCCAATTCACCTATGTCAAAGACAACATGGTCAAGATCTTCAGTTGGTATGACAACGAGTGGGGTTATTCCTGCCGCGTGGTGGATCTGTTAGTTTATATGAGTAAGCTGTGA
- the dapA gene encoding 4-hydroxy-tetrahydrodipicolinate synthase — protein sequence MLQGSFVALVTPFKNDEVDYSALEGLIQFHLDNGTHGILLLGTTAETAGLASDEKDALLRFALQKINHRVPVMIGTGTNNLHQTLTQTKKAKELAADFALVITPYYIKPTQNGMYEYFKTIAQKTDIPIVIYNVPGRTGVSISAATTIKLAHECPNIIGIKEASGNLVQATEIIRDAPKGFSLMSGEDALNLPLMAIGAKGCISVTANVVPKLMSEHIQSCLDGDFATAALQHQKLLKMNNVMFIETNPIPAKEALHIMGYICLEFRLPICPLMESNREILRNTLKEYKLI from the coding sequence ATGTTGCAAGGATCATTCGTAGCCTTGGTCACGCCCTTCAAAAACGACGAAGTGGACTATTCCGCGTTGGAAGGATTGATTCAATTTCACTTGGATAACGGCACTCACGGCATTTTGCTTTTGGGCACGACTGCCGAAACCGCAGGTTTGGCTTCCGACGAAAAGGACGCGCTCTTGCGTTTTGCCCTGCAAAAGATCAATCACCGGGTGCCGGTGATGATCGGCACCGGAACAAACAACCTGCATCAAACCCTTACGCAGACCAAAAAAGCGAAGGAATTGGCGGCGGATTTTGCCTTGGTGATCACGCCCTATTACATCAAGCCCACTCAAAACGGGATGTATGAATATTTCAAGACCATCGCTCAAAAGACGGATATCCCGATCGTGATCTACAATGTGCCGGGACGCACCGGAGTATCGATATCCGCAGCTACAACAATCAAGCTGGCACATGAATGCCCCAATATCATCGGCATCAAGGAAGCCAGCGGAAATCTCGTGCAAGCCACGGAGATCATTCGGGACGCGCCAAAAGGCTTTTCACTGATGAGCGGAGAGGACGCTTTGAATCTTCCGTTGATGGCAATCGGCGCCAAAGGATGCATCTCGGTGACCGCAAACGTCGTTCCAAAACTGATGAGCGAACACATCCAAAGCTGCCTCGATGGCGATTTTGCCACTGCCGCGCTCCAGCACCAAAAACTGCTCAAAATGAATAACGTGATGTTCATCGAGACCAATCCCATCCCCGCGAAGGAAGCTTTGCATATAATGGGCTATATCTGTCTCGAATTTCGCCTGCCCATCTGCCCGCTCATGGAGTCCAACCGTGAGATACTCCGCAACACCCTGAAGGAATACAAGTTAATCTAA